One Tomitella gaofuii DNA segment encodes these proteins:
- a CDS encoding alpha/beta fold hydrolase, translated as MPITELNGIRLNYAEQGSGPLVVMVMGTGSPGRVWGAHQVPALTKAGYRVVTVDNRGIAPTDECAEGFSLDDMVGDIAALIEHLGGPARVVGTSLGARITQELALARPDLVSRAVMLATYGRQSAFQARLGAGERALADQNVQLPAEYRSAVTAALNLSPATLAEPSAARDWLDIFEFSAPQHTPGLRAQMEVDRGEDRTAHYRRISVPCMVVGFADDRMVPTDLCREVADEIPGARYEEVPDAGHYGYLERPDAVNELLIDFLQQ; from the coding sequence ATGCCGATCACCGAACTCAACGGAATCCGCCTGAACTACGCCGAGCAGGGCTCCGGCCCGCTGGTCGTCATGGTCATGGGCACGGGGAGCCCAGGCCGTGTGTGGGGCGCGCACCAGGTTCCGGCGCTGACGAAGGCCGGGTATCGGGTGGTCACGGTGGACAACCGCGGCATCGCCCCCACCGACGAGTGTGCCGAGGGGTTCTCGCTCGACGACATGGTCGGTGATATCGCCGCGTTGATCGAGCACCTCGGCGGGCCGGCACGCGTGGTGGGCACGTCACTGGGAGCCCGCATCACTCAGGAGCTCGCGCTCGCGCGCCCCGATCTGGTATCGCGGGCCGTCATGCTCGCCACGTACGGGCGGCAGAGCGCCTTCCAGGCGCGCTTGGGGGCCGGCGAGCGCGCGTTGGCGGACCAGAACGTGCAGTTGCCCGCGGAATACCGCTCGGCGGTCACGGCGGCACTGAACCTGTCCCCCGCCACGCTCGCGGAACCGTCCGCCGCCCGCGACTGGCTCGACATCTTCGAGTTCTCCGCCCCCCAGCATACGCCGGGCCTGCGCGCGCAGATGGAGGTGGACCGCGGGGAGGACCGCACCGCGCACTACCGGCGCATCAGCGTGCCGTGCATGGTGGTGGGATTCGCAGACGACCGCATGGTGCCGACGGACTTGTGCCGCGAGGTGGCCGATGAGATCCCGGGCGCCCGCTACGAAGAAGTGCCGGACGCCGGCCACTACGGCTACCTGGAGCGCCCCGACGCGGTCAACGAGCTGCTCATCGACTTCCTGCAGCAGTGA
- a CDS encoding CaiB/BaiF CoA transferase family protein produces the protein MNDNRNSPVDPAGPAGRSGPLHGVRVVELAGIGPGPHAAMLLADLGADVVRVDRAGTAPSGDHLQRGRRAVAANLKDPADVEKVLGLIERADVLIEGFRPGVTERMGLGPDECLARNPRLVYGRMTGWGQNGPMAQRAGHDMNYISLTGVLHAIGRPGERPVPPLNLVGDFGGGSMFLVFGILAAMHEATASGRGQVVDAAMIDGSTLLAQMMWSWRGRGMWSDERGANLLDGGAPFYDTYECADGGYFAVGAIEPQFFAQLLDGLGIDAESVPAQQDRKRWPELRAALVGAFATKTRDEWAAVFEGTDACATPVLSFGEAAGDPHVAARGILTELDGVVQPMPAPRFSRTPAPAPSTPPREHTDIDSVWE, from the coding sequence GTGAACGACAACCGCAACTCGCCCGTCGACCCCGCAGGACCCGCCGGCCGGAGCGGTCCGCTGCACGGCGTGCGCGTGGTCGAGCTCGCGGGCATCGGCCCCGGCCCGCACGCGGCGATGCTCCTCGCCGACCTCGGGGCCGACGTCGTCCGCGTCGACCGTGCCGGCACCGCGCCCTCCGGCGACCATCTGCAGCGGGGCCGGCGCGCCGTGGCCGCGAACCTCAAGGACCCCGCCGACGTCGAGAAGGTGCTGGGCCTCATCGAACGCGCGGACGTCCTCATCGAGGGCTTCCGTCCCGGCGTCACCGAGCGGATGGGCCTGGGCCCCGACGAATGTCTGGCCCGCAACCCGCGGCTCGTCTACGGGCGGATGACCGGCTGGGGCCAGAACGGCCCGATGGCGCAGCGCGCCGGACACGACATGAACTACATCAGCCTCACCGGCGTGCTGCACGCGATCGGCCGCCCGGGCGAGCGTCCCGTGCCCCCGCTCAACCTGGTGGGCGACTTCGGCGGCGGCTCGATGTTCCTCGTCTTCGGCATCCTCGCCGCGATGCACGAGGCCACCGCCTCCGGCCGCGGGCAGGTGGTGGATGCGGCGATGATCGACGGATCGACGCTGCTGGCGCAGATGATGTGGTCCTGGCGCGGCCGCGGCATGTGGAGCGACGAGCGCGGCGCGAACCTGCTCGACGGCGGCGCCCCCTTCTACGACACCTACGAGTGCGCGGACGGCGGCTACTTCGCGGTGGGCGCCATCGAGCCCCAGTTCTTCGCCCAACTGCTTGACGGCCTCGGCATCGACGCCGAGTCGGTGCCCGCACAACAGGACCGGAAGCGCTGGCCGGAGCTGCGTGCGGCGCTCGTCGGCGCCTTCGCTACGAAGACCCGCGACGAGTGGGCCGCGGTGTTCGAGGGCACCGACGCCTGCGCGACCCCCGTCCTCAGCTTCGGCGAGGCCGCCGGCGATCCGCACGTCGCCGCCCGCGGGATCCTCACCGAGCTCGACGGCGTCGTCCAGCCCATGCCCGCGCCCCGGTTCTCGCGCACGCCCGCACCGGCCCCGTCCACTCCGCCGCGCGAACACACCGATATCGACTCCGTCTGGGAGTGA
- a CDS encoding wax ester/triacylglycerol synthase domain-containing protein, whose translation MQQLDPTDAAYVYLEHRALPLQIVAVFIFESTRVETDDAAATQALMARLAHRAAMMPELRRRLRRVPFDLDYPYWIDDESFRPARHIHTRYAGGAGWEYLRHRLERLAATQLDLDAPPWELHVDTGLHDIDGAEYATAITLKMHHALGDGLFSVAVLRGLLGTADPNETGDAPRPDSSSTTASRRHLLRSALRHQPAQVARLARGVKDIAAASRTVARLDTEGTITLPQHKRPRTRFNHKPRPTRTFDALSVSVPEIRAAKAAVPDVTVNDFLLTMISRAMELYLSDCGEPIPSNLAALVPMSTRGKIDKPSANQFDALIVDLHNDEPDLYLRCIAISNSVRTDKCRDLNGAVQRSRSLLQYLPSTALAATSLINRHWPDTGSQVGLSNTMITNVRRGADDLTLDGGRVVSSYGLPALDSRTALNHGIYTIGDTLTICFVADRDAVPDAAAYKSSLQYAYEETTRALTHAGS comes from the coding sequence GTGCAGCAACTCGACCCTACCGATGCCGCGTACGTCTACCTGGAGCACAGGGCTCTACCCCTGCAGATCGTCGCCGTGTTCATATTCGAGTCCACCCGGGTAGAGACGGACGACGCAGCGGCCACACAGGCACTGATGGCCCGCCTCGCACACCGGGCGGCAATGATGCCGGAGCTACGCCGCCGGCTCCGCCGCGTCCCTTTCGACCTAGACTACCCGTACTGGATCGACGACGAATCATTCCGGCCGGCGCGGCATATCCACACGCGCTATGCGGGCGGCGCAGGATGGGAGTATCTGCGTCACCGTCTCGAGCGACTCGCCGCCACGCAATTGGACCTCGACGCCCCGCCATGGGAGCTCCATGTGGATACGGGACTTCACGACATCGATGGCGCGGAATATGCCACCGCCATCACGCTGAAGATGCATCATGCGCTGGGCGATGGCTTGTTCAGTGTCGCAGTGCTACGCGGTTTGTTGGGAACAGCCGACCCGAACGAAACGGGGGACGCACCTCGCCCCGACTCTTCCAGCACTACCGCTTCACGCCGTCACCTCCTGCGGTCCGCGCTGCGCCATCAGCCGGCGCAAGTGGCACGACTGGCCCGCGGGGTGAAGGACATCGCCGCGGCATCACGCACCGTGGCGCGCCTCGATACCGAGGGGACAATCACCCTCCCCCAGCACAAACGCCCGCGCACACGCTTCAACCACAAGCCTCGGCCCACTCGCACGTTCGACGCGCTCTCTGTCTCTGTACCTGAAATCCGCGCAGCCAAGGCGGCAGTACCGGACGTCACCGTGAACGATTTTCTGCTGACCATGATCTCGCGCGCAATGGAGCTGTATCTCTCCGATTGCGGAGAGCCGATTCCTTCGAACCTCGCCGCACTGGTACCCATGTCCACCCGCGGGAAGATCGACAAACCCTCGGCGAACCAATTCGACGCACTCATCGTCGATCTCCATAACGACGAACCCGACCTATATCTGCGTTGCATCGCCATCAGCAACAGTGTCCGCACGGACAAGTGCCGGGACCTCAATGGGGCGGTTCAGCGCTCACGATCGCTACTCCAGTACCTACCGTCCACCGCGCTAGCAGCCACCTCACTGATAAACCGACACTGGCCGGACACAGGATCGCAAGTAGGTCTGTCTAATACGATGATCACGAACGTGCGGCGCGGTGCCGATGATTTGACCCTCGACGGCGGCCGGGTCGTGTCGAGCTATGGACTGCCGGCGTTGGACTCCAGAACCGCCCTTAACCACGGGATCTACACCATCGGCGATACCCTCACCATATGTTTCGTCGCCGACCGCGACGCCGTGCCCGACGCTGCCGCCTACAAGTCCTCTCTCCAATACGCCTACGAAGAGACAACTCGGGCGTTGACGCACGCCGGTTCCTGA
- a CDS encoding Asp23/Gls24 family envelope stress response protein, whose translation MATPASAAPTPEPAPHSGGAGPESGPRPLAAAPQAGSASTQLVTDQGRTILTDTVVSKIAGTATRQVDGVHALGGGTARAVEALRGRIPGARVNHSQGVAVEVGERQTAIDIGIVADYGVPIYDLGAAIRRNVIDAVERMTGLEVVEVNVTVYDVHIPGDDEGLEATASSRVQ comes from the coding sequence ATGGCTACACCGGCTTCCGCAGCTCCCACTCCGGAACCCGCACCGCACTCCGGCGGTGCGGGGCCCGAGAGCGGCCCACGCCCCCTGGCCGCCGCCCCGCAGGCGGGCTCCGCGTCGACGCAACTGGTGACCGACCAGGGCCGCACCATCCTCACCGACACGGTCGTCTCCAAGATCGCGGGTACCGCGACCCGGCAGGTGGACGGCGTGCACGCGCTGGGCGGCGGCACCGCGCGCGCGGTCGAGGCGCTGCGCGGGCGGATCCCCGGCGCCCGCGTCAACCATTCGCAGGGCGTGGCCGTCGAGGTGGGCGAACGGCAAACCGCCATCGACATCGGCATCGTCGCGGACTACGGCGTACCCATCTACGACCTCGGCGCCGCCATCCGGCGCAACGTCATCGACGCCGTCGAACGGATGACCGGGCTGGAGGTCGTCGAAGTCAACGTCACCGTCTACGACGTGCACATCCCGGGGGACGACGAGGGGCTCGAGGCCACGGCGTCCTCGCGGGTCCAGTAG
- a CDS encoding lipid II:glycine glycyltransferase FemX, whose product MAGSLWRARAHRFGAKGSPGPPVQVRFADSDEVARWDDLLLAAPDEGNAYRGSVNIACMALQGYQAVRLIVGGHAVTGFRVDVRPLGAMWMLIGPPASDAVELVDAACAIADFAAEHGVSAVRVRPQLREDEGAARFLRDSGLVRVPSWLSDHIAVVDLSGTQQQVYARFKKQTRHALRRSVREGVQVRRVEPTSENCVTMNRLVEQTRHERFSTPPDHVLTDIYRTLSADGAGQMFMAWHGGRVVAAAFAVVFGENAMCMVGGSVRKAPGDAEHPGLGTSGAGYALQWECMKWAHERGCTRYDMDVTPSTAYIHDPTHPFHRIGKFKKSFSREITDYLGCYQVSGRPLSGWMIRRAERFTQRKAARRARQRGRRPNPDFVWLR is encoded by the coding sequence GCCCGGCCCGCCGGTGCAGGTCCGTTTCGCTGATTCGGACGAGGTTGCACGGTGGGATGACCTGCTACTGGCCGCGCCGGATGAAGGCAACGCATACCGGGGCAGCGTCAACATCGCATGCATGGCGTTGCAGGGGTATCAGGCGGTCCGTCTCATCGTCGGCGGACACGCTGTGACGGGGTTCCGCGTCGACGTACGGCCGCTCGGTGCGATGTGGATGCTCATAGGCCCACCCGCGTCGGATGCGGTGGAGCTGGTCGATGCGGCGTGTGCGATTGCTGATTTCGCGGCCGAGCACGGGGTCTCGGCGGTTCGGGTCCGCCCCCAGCTGCGCGAGGATGAAGGAGCCGCCCGATTCCTGCGTGACAGCGGTCTGGTGCGGGTGCCGTCGTGGCTGTCGGACCATATCGCCGTGGTGGATCTCTCCGGCACACAGCAGCAGGTCTATGCGCGGTTCAAAAAGCAGACGCGGCATGCGCTGCGCCGTTCGGTGCGCGAGGGCGTGCAGGTGCGCCGGGTCGAGCCGACGTCCGAGAACTGCGTGACGATGAACCGCCTGGTCGAGCAGACGCGGCATGAACGTTTCAGCACACCGCCGGACCATGTGCTGACCGATATCTACCGCACACTCTCGGCGGACGGTGCAGGGCAGATGTTCATGGCGTGGCATGGGGGGCGGGTCGTGGCGGCCGCTTTCGCGGTCGTATTCGGCGAGAACGCCATGTGCATGGTGGGGGGATCGGTCCGCAAGGCGCCGGGGGACGCGGAGCATCCGGGGCTGGGCACGTCCGGAGCCGGATACGCACTGCAGTGGGAGTGCATGAAGTGGGCGCATGAGAGGGGCTGTACGCGGTACGACATGGACGTCACACCATCCACCGCATACATTCACGACCCGACGCACCCGTTCCATCGGATCGGCAAGTTCAAGAAATCCTTCAGCCGGGAGATCACCGACTACCTCGGCTGCTACCAGGTGTCCGGACGCCCCCTGTCCGGATGGATGATCCGCAGGGCGGAACGATTTACGCAGCGCAAGGCAGCCCGCCGCGCACGTCAACGCGGCCGGCGGCCGAATCCGGACTTCGTGTGGCTGAGATGA
- a CDS encoding MbtH family protein has product MGNPFDDADAKFKVLVNDEGQHSLWPVFADVPAGWKVVFGEDSREACVEYIEANWTDMRPNSLIKAMEEDERNRGS; this is encoded by the coding sequence GTGGGCAATCCGTTTGACGACGCTGACGCCAAGTTCAAGGTGCTGGTCAACGACGAGGGACAGCACTCGCTCTGGCCGGTGTTCGCGGACGTCCCAGCGGGCTGGAAGGTTGTCTTCGGTGAGGACAGCCGGGAGGCCTGCGTCGAGTACATCGAGGCCAACTGGACGGACATGCGTCCGAACAGTCTGATCAAGGCGATGGAAGAGGACGAGCGCAACCGAGGGTCCTGA
- a CDS encoding ABC transporter permease encodes MSPRHTASRTLTKPAKNLRADPGATEPASAFAVHDDAVPASLTSQAEREALEFPELTHAWPETSLRALPRQSLLHAHRLLFGWLRDPLTTVQVLLYPGLMLVMFKVVLGNSIGAATGQSAIYGQVAMMALIASMVGSMVGAISLQLEKRSGLLSRFWVLPVHRASSLAGRLIAEAVRIIVTTAVILIVGVLLGFRFQNGFWPAVGMFFIPLLFGLAFATMVTAAAVVGGQTKLIEMISLVTSLLMFFNTGFVPLMAYPQWLQTFVEYQPMSCAVEAMRSFALGTPLGNNLWYTLAWAVGLILLFTYPAIRGFRKAANP; translated from the coding sequence ATGAGCCCACGGCACACTGCCTCACGCACCTTGACGAAGCCTGCGAAGAATTTGCGCGCTGATCCCGGCGCTACTGAACCGGCATCAGCGTTTGCCGTCCACGACGACGCCGTGCCTGCGTCCCTCACTTCGCAGGCAGAGCGGGAAGCCTTGGAGTTTCCCGAGCTCACGCACGCGTGGCCGGAGACGTCACTGCGCGCCTTACCACGCCAGAGCCTGCTCCACGCCCACCGGCTCCTCTTCGGCTGGCTGCGGGATCCCCTGACGACTGTCCAAGTACTCCTCTACCCCGGCCTCATGTTGGTCATGTTCAAGGTGGTATTGGGCAACTCCATCGGTGCCGCCACGGGGCAGTCGGCGATCTACGGGCAAGTGGCCATGATGGCTCTCATCGCCTCGATGGTCGGCTCCATGGTGGGGGCAATAAGCTTGCAGCTGGAAAAACGTTCGGGGTTGCTGTCGCGATTCTGGGTTCTGCCGGTGCACAGGGCGTCGAGTCTCGCCGGCCGGCTCATCGCCGAGGCGGTGCGGATCATCGTGACGACCGCGGTCATCCTGATCGTCGGCGTGTTGCTGGGATTCCGGTTCCAGAACGGCTTCTGGCCGGCCGTCGGCATGTTCTTCATCCCGCTGCTTTTCGGCCTCGCCTTCGCAACCATGGTCACGGCCGCGGCAGTCGTCGGCGGGCAGACGAAACTCATCGAGATGATATCGCTGGTTACCTCACTGCTGATGTTTTTCAACACCGGCTTCGTTCCGCTGATGGCATACCCGCAGTGGCTGCAGACATTCGTCGAGTATCAGCCGATGAGCTGCGCTGTCGAAGCGATGCGTTCATTCGCGCTGGGGACCCCCCTCGGAAACAACCTCTGGTACACGCTCGCGTGGGCTGTGGGACTGATCCTGCTGTTCACCTACCCGGCCATCCGTGGCTTCCGGAAGGCGGCCAACCCCTGA
- a CDS encoding nitrate/nitrite transporter — MRLGARGNLLLATFVSMIDFWVWNDLGPLSSRYSESMALSSSQSAIMVAMPVLVGSLGRIPVGALTDRYGGRRMLLVVTLASIIPILLVGYFGSSGSYGALLASALLLGVAGTVFAVGIPFVSAWYPPERKGFATGVFGAGMVGTAVAAFFTPRFDNWFGGMQTHFILAAILAGTAVLVFLCASNAPQWKPQKEPFVPKMWAAMKLPVTWNMCVLYGLVFGGFVAFSSYLPTYIATIDVYDFDPIQAGSRTAAFAIAAVIARPIGGMLSDRVPPKNVVLVSVAGTAVFAALVNMQPEPEWQAGLVFGGLAFFLGIGAGGVFAWLSQLAPAHRVGSVTGIVSAAGGLGGYFPPLIMGATYDAAGNNYHLGLTLLVITAVIILVYTAMLVPADDPTRRVNRPGSRPKEEARQ; from the coding sequence ATGCGATTGGGCGCACGCGGAAATCTGTTGCTCGCCACATTCGTGTCGATGATCGACTTCTGGGTCTGGAACGACCTGGGCCCGTTGTCCTCGCGGTACTCCGAGTCGATGGCGTTATCGTCATCGCAGAGCGCGATCATGGTCGCGATGCCGGTGCTCGTCGGCTCGCTCGGCCGCATCCCCGTCGGCGCGCTCACCGACAGGTACGGCGGCCGGCGGATGCTGCTCGTGGTCACCCTCGCGTCGATCATCCCGATCCTGCTCGTCGGATACTTCGGCTCATCGGGCAGCTACGGCGCGCTGCTGGCGTCGGCCCTGCTGCTCGGCGTGGCGGGCACGGTGTTCGCCGTCGGCATCCCGTTCGTCAGCGCCTGGTACCCGCCGGAGCGCAAGGGTTTCGCCACCGGCGTCTTCGGCGCGGGCATGGTGGGCACCGCGGTGGCCGCGTTCTTCACGCCGCGGTTCGACAACTGGTTCGGCGGAATGCAGACGCACTTCATCCTGGCGGCCATCCTCGCCGGCACGGCGGTGCTCGTGTTCCTGTGCGCCTCGAACGCGCCGCAGTGGAAGCCGCAGAAGGAGCCGTTCGTCCCCAAGATGTGGGCGGCGATGAAGCTGCCCGTCACCTGGAACATGTGCGTGCTCTACGGCCTGGTCTTCGGCGGCTTCGTCGCGTTCTCCAGCTATCTTCCCACCTACATCGCCACGATCGACGTCTACGACTTCGACCCCATCCAGGCGGGCAGCCGCACCGCGGCGTTCGCGATCGCGGCGGTGATCGCCCGGCCTATCGGCGGCATGCTCTCCGACCGTGTGCCGCCGAAGAACGTCGTGCTGGTCTCCGTGGCGGGCACCGCGGTGTTCGCGGCCCTGGTGAACATGCAGCCTGAGCCGGAGTGGCAGGCGGGCCTGGTCTTCGGCGGCCTCGCGTTCTTCCTCGGCATCGGGGCGGGCGGCGTGTTCGCGTGGTTGTCCCAGCTGGCCCCGGCGCACCGCGTGGGCAGCGTCACCGGCATCGTCAGCGCCGCCGGCGGCCTGGGCGGCTACTTCCCGCCGCTGATCATGGGCGCCACCTACGACGCCGCCGGCAACAACTACCACCTCGGTCTGACGCTTCTGGTGATCACCGCGGTGATCATCCTGGTGTACACGGCGATGCTCGTGCCGGCCGACGACCCTACGCGCCGCGTGAACAGACCCGGCTCCAGGCCGAAGGAAGAGGCGCGGCAATGA
- a CDS encoding DUF2273 domain-containing protein — MSTAAVGLIAGLLLAIAATTGGIVGFIVAVILGAVGLAVGAHHDGAIDITAVWRGRGRG, encoded by the coding sequence ATGAGCACCGCAGCAGTCGGCCTGATAGCGGGCCTCCTCCTGGCCATCGCCGCCACCACCGGCGGGATCGTCGGGTTCATCGTCGCGGTGATCCTGGGCGCGGTCGGGCTGGCTGTCGGCGCGCATCACGACGGGGCCATCGACATCACGGCCGTCTGGCGGGGCCGCGGCCGTGGCTGA
- a CDS encoding ATP-binding cassette domain-containing protein: protein MTEPDAGVLVEDITKSFGDVHALRGISFRAERGEVLGVLGPNGAGKSTAVNVLSTLIKPTSGRAVVAGHDVVSDAAGVRRSIMLTGQSAALDNKLTARENLMLFGRLMGLDKKSAVRRSNALLEEFDLVYAADRLVGKYSGGMRRRIDIACGLVVRPEVVFLDEPTTGLDPRSRQAVWDLVSRLRDQGITTILTTQYLEEADVLSDNIIVIDKGTVIAEGTADELKARTGSSYCEVVPLHPDDVPRVIEVLDDFLPPQSRPNGEDAPTAVAVPAPKGAQTLAEVLRRLDLASIELNDIALRRPSLDEVFLNLTRPMPDAPENGRDGTGAEAAS, encoded by the coding sequence ATGACCGAACCCGACGCGGGCGTACTCGTCGAGGACATCACCAAGTCCTTCGGCGATGTACACGCGTTGCGCGGGATCAGCTTCCGCGCGGAGCGCGGCGAAGTCCTGGGGGTTCTGGGTCCCAACGGCGCCGGCAAGTCCACCGCCGTGAACGTGCTGTCGACGCTGATCAAGCCGACGAGCGGTCGCGCCGTCGTCGCAGGCCACGATGTGGTGTCCGATGCCGCCGGGGTGCGCCGTTCGATCATGCTCACGGGCCAGTCGGCGGCGTTGGACAACAAGCTCACCGCCCGCGAGAACCTCATGCTGTTCGGCCGCCTCATGGGGCTGGACAAGAAGTCCGCCGTGCGGCGCTCCAACGCTCTGCTCGAAGAGTTCGACCTCGTCTACGCAGCGGACCGGCTCGTGGGGAAGTATTCCGGCGGGATGCGCCGGCGCATCGATATCGCCTGCGGCCTGGTGGTGCGCCCGGAAGTCGTGTTCCTCGACGAGCCGACCACCGGCCTGGACCCGCGCAGCCGGCAGGCGGTGTGGGATCTGGTGAGCCGTTTGCGCGATCAAGGCATCACCACGATCCTCACTACGCAGTACCTCGAAGAGGCCGATGTGCTCAGCGACAACATCATCGTGATCGACAAGGGCACGGTGATCGCCGAGGGCACGGCGGACGAGCTCAAAGCCCGCACCGGCAGCAGCTACTGCGAGGTGGTCCCCTTGCATCCGGACGATGTCCCTCGGGTGATCGAGGTTCTTGACGACTTTCTGCCTCCGCAATCGCGGCCGAATGGCGAGGACGCGCCGACGGCCGTCGCGGTGCCGGCTCCGAAGGGCGCGCAGACGTTGGCCGAGGTCCTGAGGCGACTGGATCTGGCGAGCATCGAGCTCAATGACATCGCGCTGCGGCGCCCGTCACTGGACGAGGTTTTCCTCAATCTCACCCGTCCGATGCCCGATGCACCTGAGAACGGCCGAGACGGCACCGGCGCCGAGGCAGCCTCATGA
- a CDS encoding ABC transporter permease — MTLTSTTGAAVASRPGTDRRYVGRRRRAAPSSLQQWWVLSLRLIKPIFRNGEIVSAILSPIVFTIGFYLPLKFVMNFQGVDYAQFLMPIIALQALSFTALSAAMKAAMDRVDGMSDRLKTMPIRAGTPLASRMSANLFRLFVSLCVALVCGHVIGFRFHLGWLNSIGFCLFALLVGFALTMGGDAIGTLSKTPAATTQALTLPQLILGMLSTGFVPITGFPEWIRPFVRNQPISVIATAMRDMASDGVDWPTLWPALAWAFGALSVFAPISIWANGRRG; from the coding sequence ATGACGCTCACCTCGACCACCGGTGCCGCCGTCGCTTCGCGCCCCGGCACGGACCGCCGGTACGTCGGCAGACGCCGCCGGGCCGCTCCGAGTTCCCTGCAGCAATGGTGGGTGCTGAGCCTGCGTCTGATCAAGCCCATCTTCCGCAACGGCGAGATCGTCTCCGCGATCCTGAGCCCCATCGTCTTCACGATCGGCTTCTACCTGCCGCTGAAGTTCGTCATGAACTTCCAGGGCGTGGACTACGCCCAGTTCCTCATGCCGATCATCGCGTTGCAGGCGCTGTCATTCACGGCACTGTCAGCCGCCATGAAAGCGGCCATGGACCGTGTCGACGGAATGAGCGACCGCCTCAAGACGATGCCGATCCGCGCCGGCACCCCGCTTGCGTCACGCATGTCCGCCAATCTCTTCCGGCTCTTCGTGTCCCTGTGTGTAGCGCTGGTATGCGGCCACGTGATCGGGTTTCGATTCCATCTCGGATGGCTCAACTCGATCGGATTCTGCCTCTTCGCCCTTCTCGTCGGGTTCGCGCTCACGATGGGCGGGGACGCCATCGGCACGCTGTCGAAGACGCCCGCGGCGACGACGCAAGCCCTCACCCTGCCGCAGCTAATCCTGGGGATGCTCTCGACGGGATTCGTACCGATCACCGGCTTCCCGGAGTGGATACGGCCCTTCGTGCGCAATCAACCGATTTCCGTGATTGCGACCGCCATGCGCGACATGGCCTCCGACGGCGTGGATTGGCCCACTCTCTGGCCGGCCCTGGCCTGGGCGTTCGGGGCTTTGTCGGTTTTCGCACCGATCAGCATTTGGGCGAACGGGAGGCGCGGATGA